The following coding sequences lie in one Miscanthus floridulus cultivar M001 chromosome 9, ASM1932011v1, whole genome shotgun sequence genomic window:
- the LOC136481319 gene encoding receptor-like protein EIX2: MVATMHRLAAAMLVLLCCCCLFLATQQQQLQPAAGGNRASLSCIPHERDALLAFKHGVTSDRRGVLSSWRRDGRHDEQDCCRWRGVRCSNRTGHVHELRLGGGSTFRLDLAGQISPSLLSLDHLEHLDLSGNDLAGPTGRLPEFLGSLKNLKYLDLSGIPFYGGLPPQLGNLSRLQYLDLSFMGSMNSTDLSWLTHIPSIQYLNLDEVNLSTVADWPRVMNMLPSLRALHLSRCSLASAIQSLPHLNLTNLEELDASGNSFHHPMVTSWFWNITSLRVLYLSYTSMYGQFPDALGDMTSLQVLDLSNDYCLYDYHDDDKNMCSMITNLKNLCNLEVLILECTLLYGDVAELFRNLPRCSPNKLQELCLGSNHLTGMLPRWMGQFMSLVVLDLGWNYITGHVPYEMGKLSNLTHLDLKRNKLDGTITEEHFASARTLQYINLSYNALKIEISSDWQPPSTLEYVYFASCQMGPLFPGWLQWNVNITHLDISSAGIADRLPQWFSDAFSNVEFMNISNNQLNGTLPADMGSMSLQDLYLSSNKLTGQIPTLPPNITWLDLSNNLLSGLIGHSAVGSANLESLTLFSNRLTGHIPESFCKFQRLGVLDLSNNFLEGEPPSCLRVMEFMKFVALSNNSLSGKFPSFLQNLTNVVCLDLSWNKFSGRLPMWIGSLTSLRVIRLSHNKFFGSIPMNITNLSCLQYMDLNNNKISGSLPIYLSNLEFMTNTSMMGCPDTIEIIVSDGIEIIDSHLNSLSTVWKGQELNYGSIQRILDTSMTSIDLSSNDLTGEIPEEIVVLDALVNLNLSRNHLTGVIPKKIGEMRSLQSLDLSRNMLSGEIPATLSNLTFLSYLELSYNDLTGRIPSGVQLDTLYAEYPSMYIGNIGLCGHPLQDNCSSERHAPKQGGLGRTEEGYGIPFFYLGLGCGFVVGTWIAFGVLLFKRNWRIACFRLSDKLYDKVYVLVATWARARQTQTD; the protein is encoded by the coding sequence ATGGTTGCCACCATGCATCGCCTAGCTGCTGCCATGCTCGTgttgctctgctgctgctgcttgttcctcgccacgcagcagcagcagctccagcCAGCCGCCGGTGGTAACAGAGCGAGCCTGAGCTGCATACCACACGAGAGGGACGCCCTACTGGCATTCAAGCATGGCGTCACCAGCGACCGTCGCGGCGTCCTCAGCTCCTGGCGGCGAGACGGTCGCCACGACGAGCAAGACTGCTGCCGGTGGAGAGGCGTCCGGTGCAGCAACCGAACTGGCCACGTCCACGAGCTTCGACTTGGAGGTGGAAGCACCTTCCGACTAGATTTGGCCGGCCAGATAAGTCCTTCCTTGCTTTCTCTGGATCACCTAGAGCACCTTGACCTCAGCGGGAATGATCTAGCAGGGCCAACGGGTCGTCTTCCCGAGTTCTTGGGCTCTCTAAAGAATCTCAAGTATCTTGACCTCTCTGGCATACCGTTCTATGGTGGCCTACCTCCCCAACTTGGCAACTTGTCAAGGCTGCAGTATCTGGATCTATCATTTATGGGAAGCATGAACTCGACGGATCTCTCATGGTTAACACACATTCCTTCCATACAATATCTTAACTTGGACGAAGTGAACCTCAGCACAGTAGCGGATTGGCCTCGTGTCATGAACATGCTTCCATCTTTGAGGGCCCTCCATCTTTCACGCTGCTCTCTTGCAAGCGCAATCCAGTCGCTGCCACACCTGAACCTTACAAATCTCGAGGAGCTCGATGCCTCCGGGAACTCCTTCCACCATCCAATGGTGACCAGCTGGTTCTGGAACATAACAAGCCTTAGAGTCCTTTACCTCAGCTACACTAGTATGTACGGTCAATTTCCGGATGCTCTTGGAGACATGACATCCCTTCAAGTCCTTGATCTTTCAAATGATTATTGTCTTTATGATTatcatgatgatgacaagaacatGTGCAGCATGATCACGAATCTTAAGAACCTATGCAATTTGGAGGTCCTGATCCTTGAATGCACTCTCTTATATGGTGACGTAGCTGAGCTGTTTAGGAATCTACCTCGATGTTCACCCAACAAATTGCAAGAATTGTGCCTCGGTTCGAACCATTTAACCGGGATGTTACCGAGATGGATGGGGCAATTCATGAGCTTGGTTGTTCTGGATCTAGGTTGGAACTACATCACAGGACATGTTCCATATGAGATGGGTAAGCTTAGTAATCTAACCcatctagatctaaagagaaaTAAACTGGATGGCACGATAACTGAGGAACACTTTGCTAGTGCAAGGACCTTGCAATATATAAACTTGTCATATAATGCCCTCAAGATTGAGATCAGCTCGGACTGGCAACCACCATCTACATTAGAGTATGTATACTTTGCATCCTGCCAGATGGGCCCACTGTTTCCTGGGTGGCTTCAGTGGAATGTGAACATCACCCATCTTGATATCTCGAGTGCAGGTATAGCTGATAGGCTTCCACAATGGTTCTCCGATGCCTTTTCAAATGTCGAATTCATGAACATCTCCAACAATCAACTCAACGGAACTTTGCCGGCTGATATGGGCTCCATGTCACTTCAGGATCTCTACCTCAGTTCAAACAAATTAACTGGTCAGATACCCACGCTGCCACCAAACATAACGTGGTTGGACTTATCCAATAACTTGTTGTCAGGACTCATTGGTCACTCTGCTGTTGGATCCGCCAATCTAGAATCGTTGACTTTGTTCTCCAACCGACTCACTGGTCATATTCCTGAATCCTTTTGTAAATTTCAGAGACTGGGTGTGTTGGACTTATCCAACAATTTTTTGGAGGGAGAACCACCGTCATGCCTCAGGGTAATGGAATTTATGAAATTTGTAGCCTTAAGTAACAATAGTTTGTCAGGAAAGTTCCCGTCTTTTCTGCAAAACTTGACAAATGTGGTCTGCCTAGATTTGTCTTGGAACAAATTCTCTGGAAGATTGCCAATGTGGATTGGAAGCTTAACATCATTAAGAGTTATACGATTAAGTCACAACAAGTTCTTTGGTAGCATTCCAATGAACATCACAAACCTTTCTTGCCTTCAGTACATGGACCTAAATAACAATAAGATATCAGGCTCTCTGCCGATCTACCTATCAAATCTCGAATTTATGACAAACACATCCATGATGGGTTGTCCTGACACCATTGAAATAATTGTTTCTGACGGCATTGAAATAATTGATTCTCATCTTAATAGTTTGTCTACGGTCTGGAAGGGGCAGGAATTGAACTATGGTTCCATTCAAAGAATTTTGGACACAAGTATGACGAGCATTGATTTATCTTCAAACGACTTAACCGGTGAAATTCCAGAAGAAATAGTTGTTCTTGATGCGCTTGTGAATTTGAATCTATCAAGGAACCACTTGACTGGAGTTATTCCAAAGAAGATCGGGGAAATGCGATCACTGCAATCATTGGACCTCTCCAGGAacatgctttcaggggaaataccAGCCACTCTGTCAAATCTGACGTTCTTAAGTTACTTGGAATTATCATACAACGATCTTACAGGAAGAATTCCATCGGGAGTACAGCTTGATACCCTGTATGCAGAGTATCCATCTATGTACATTGGCAACATCGGTCTTTGTGGACATCCTCTTCAAGACAATTGCTCGAGTGAGCGTCATGCACCAAAGCAAGGTGGCCTGGGAAGAACTGAAGAAGGTTATGGGATACCATTCTTTTATCTTGGACTCGGGTGCGGCTTCGTGGTTGGTACATGGATTGCATTTGGTGTTTTGTTGTTCAAGAGAAACTGGAGAATTGCTTGCTTTCGACTCTCGGACAAGTTGTACGACAAAGTATATGTCCTTGTTGCTACATGGGCAAGAGCAAGACAAACACAAACTGATTAG